The Carassius gibelio isolate Cgi1373 ecotype wild population from Czech Republic chromosome B11, carGib1.2-hapl.c, whole genome shotgun sequence genomic sequence GGTGCGCTCCTGCTGCGCTCCACCGGGGGCTTGTAGTAACACTGTCCGTTTAGCAGCTTCCTCAGGGGCACCAGGGGAATCGTTTGCTCGCCAATCAACTGCTGTTGTTGGTGCCTGGCATCGTCCCTTCTTTTGAGTCGTTTAAACTCGGCCAGCGCTGTCGCGGAGGTCTGATAGAGGAGCAGCGCCATGGCCTTCGCCTTCTCCGGCTTGGACACCAGCACGGCGTGGCAGCGCAGCATCACCGCCTTGTGCTTCATCTCGTGCCGGTAGACCCAGGCGAAGATCTTGGGGAGCCGCGGGTCTGCGACACAGTAGGTGATCCTGTGCAATAAATACAGGTGTCCTGGTCTCTTCGCCTTTTCGTCGACGTGGACCATGCGGATGCCCTGCGAGCTGATGGTCAGCTTCATCTTGGTGCCTTTCTTGCCCATCTCGCTCTTGCCCCAGATCTTACTGACGGCCACGTCTGTGCATCCTTCCCCCTTGGACTGGATGGTGGTGGCATTGCCCAGGTACAGGACCGTGTACGTAGGGTCCTCGCTGGTGATCTTCACCTTTTTCCTCTTGGATTTGAACATACTCCCGACTCTGTTGAGCGCGCTTTCTGGGCAAGATTTGGCGAAGGAGGTGAGCGCGGAGTAGTTGAGGCTCACGGCATAGCCCTTCTGCTTGGACTGCTGCTTGTCTTCCTCGATCAGCTCGAACTTGTTCTTCTTCCAAGGCAACATAATGGTTGTGTTGAGGAAAGTAAAGCTGCTAAGTCAACTCTAGTAATTCTATTACGCCTAAATTCTACCTCGTAACTGGCTGTAGTCATCTATTGGCCTGCTTTAAGACATTTTCAAAGTTGCAGAGCACTTCATAGACCTGTTTGCGGAGGAGTATCGCGTCGAACGCTACGCGCGCAGCATCGCTAAAAACACACTGTACAGTACAAGCGAGAAACAGCTACTTATATACTGGAATGAACCAACTCAGCCTCACGGAGGGGTCGCCAGAGTGAGGACCATACCAAAACCTGGGCTTCAAACTCTGGGATTTTGCACTAAGCTGttgctcatgtttcaatgcatttattaatttattaaggatagtcattaaattaattttaagtgtttaatctcggcctatttgttttcatttatgtatAGACTTTTCCACGTCAGTGAGTAAATACATGATTTAATTTTGATAAGCTTGGGgcctataaaatattttcacagcAAATAATAGTGCTAATAcaagcacttttccttcttttcttgtcttttcataaaaataaaaaaaacctggctattcgttctgtactagactaactgagacttgtcatggcacttgtatactgttgttgttctcttgtttacctgactgcttctattgttctcatttgtaagtcgctttggataaaagcgtctgctaaatgattaagaATTCTTTGAATTTatctaattttaaaatgtaatagatcctgtaatataaaaaaagtaatgcaacCTTACAAATACCTGATATTATATGCAATAATAATACTGTCATATTACAagtcttaaatatattattattaataataaaattataatatattaataattaatatatatttttataattagtaattaaataatgaatttgtAAGCATGcaacctaaaataataataatattattattattattattattattattattattattattattattattattattaatattattattattataggttaattatatgttatattacaAGTCTTGaatatattaatgatattaataattatataattataatatattaatatattaataatgaataatatattaataaattattttataattattaataaattattttatagttattaataaaaaaaattgtaagcatacaatgtataatatattattattattggttaattattcgttatattaaaagttttacatattgttaaattatatattattaataattatataattaataagcaTATAATTTAAgcatgctttttattattattatacgttATATTACAAGTctaaacaaatataaacatatttgtattattaataataatgattatagaATTTTAGAATAATGATAATGTATaatcaataattaaatatttatattgctgAATGTAAGTCCCTCGGCTTCTAGAGAGGCGTGGAGCAAGAGGAAGGGTCTGGGCGAATCtaaaccaaggggcaaggaactcgaccggaagttgaagtcggctgcgtgctgccatcttttagcagaacttcacttgcgttagcattcccattgactcccattcattttggcgtcactttgacagcgaataactttacatctgaggcgtttaaagactctgtttgtccattatttatttctaaagatacacgacaatgtataaagggctccattaccttctatgttacattatggccccgtataaacagtt encodes the following:
- the LOC127968593 gene encoding protein FAM43A; this encodes MLPWKKNKFELIEEDKQQSKQKGYAVSLNYSALTSFAKSCPESALNRVGSMFKSKRKKVKITSEDPTYTVLYLGNATTIQSKGEGCTDVAVSKIWGKSEMGKKGTKMKLTISSQGIRMVHVDEKAKRPGHLYLLHRITYCVADPRLPKIFAWVYRHEMKHKAVMLRCHAVLVSKPEKAKAMALLLYQTSATALAEFKRLKRRDDARHQQQQLIGEQTIPLVPLRKLLNGQCYYKPPVERSRSAPKLGSITEDLIGEEEEEKAMHFECEDILDTVSDCVANGKQELCQIINDLGSMSIGNDVQMLKADLRVTRLLSGESTGSDSSIDSNQETGSLANGTVDGRMQEVG